A part of Flavobacteriaceae bacterium GSB9 genomic DNA contains:
- a CDS encoding GNAT family N-acetyltransferase: protein MLSFGNFNIQPIKSEDYWNICNFVNANEDRLKRYFPETLQQNTTPDLAKIFVEKKVKAFGLKEEFLFTLKQNHLKQISGLIYLKDINWNKKHGEFAYCIDYNLEGQGTTTKAIKLLSDYAFENLNLKTLQIIAHKTNLASIKVAESCNFTWIKTLEKEHTPPGENALDMELYELYDEIE, encoded by the coding sequence ATGCTTAGTTTTGGCAACTTTAATATTCAACCTATTAAATCTGAAGACTACTGGAATATATGCAATTTTGTTAATGCTAATGAAGACAGATTAAAACGTTATTTTCCAGAGACTCTTCAGCAAAACACAACACCAGATTTAGCAAAAATCTTTGTTGAAAAAAAAGTAAAGGCGTTTGGATTAAAAGAAGAGTTCCTTTTCACTTTAAAGCAAAATCACTTAAAGCAGATATCTGGATTAATCTACCTGAAAGACATCAATTGGAACAAAAAACATGGAGAATTTGCTTATTGCATCGACTACAATCTCGAAGGCCAAGGCACTACCACAAAAGCGATTAAATTATTATCTGATTACGCTTTTGAAAATTTGAACTTAAAAACATTACAGATTATAGCCCATAAAACGAACCTAGCGAGTATAAAAGTGGCAGAAAGTTGTAATTTTACCTGGATTAAAACCCTTGAAAAAGAACACACGCCACCCGGCGAAAACGCACTCGATATGGAACTCTATGAACTTTACGACGAAATTGAATAA